From Watersipora subatra chromosome 8, tzWatSuba1.1, whole genome shotgun sequence, a single genomic window includes:
- the LOC137402232 gene encoding uncharacterized protein, producing the protein MLGDPGSSWQWTWWAPFHRQREEIAGPWCWRTTSPVGTVRALGVDKTRTTLYHPEGNGVVERNNRVLGDSLRALLLGREQEDWDLLLPQLMRTLRGLPHSATRETPNFLMLGRELRLPDQLHYRRLVDSFTSTHEYVQIMHDRLVQAHTLLREKQREIVTTDATEPPLFNEGDLVWLVSK; encoded by the exons ATGCTGGGAGACCCTGGCAGCAGCTGGCAGTGGACCTGGTGGGCCCCCTTCCACAGACAGcgcgaggaaatagctgggccTTGGTGTTGGCGGACCACTTCACCCGTTG GAACTGTGCGGGCTCTGGGGGTAGACAAAACGAGGACAACCCTATACCACCCAGAAGGAAATGGAGTTGTCGAGAGGAACAACCGGGTGCTAGGGGACTCATTGCGAGCATTGCTGCTCGGCCGAGAGCAAGAAGATTGGGACCTCCTGTTACCACAGCTCATGCGTACGCTTCGAGGGTTGCCCCACTCAGCCACCAGGGAAACTCCGAATTTCCTAATGCTTGGGCGAGAGCTACGCCTTCCCGATCAATTGCACTATAGAAGATTGGTGGATTCATTTACCAGTACACATGAGTATGTACAAATCATGCATGACAGACTCGTGCAAGCACACACCCTCTTGCGAGAAAAACAGAGAGAAATTGTGACTACGGATGCCACAGAACCTCCTCTCTTCAACGAAGGTGACTTGGTGTGGTTAGTCAGCAAGTGA